From a single Pseudorasbora parva isolate DD20220531a chromosome 15, ASM2467924v1, whole genome shotgun sequence genomic region:
- the LOC137042035 gene encoding trace amine-associated receptor 1-like has translation MDVQINISQNGILEKPFLCYEFSNSSCKKFVYPLETRILLYILFSVSSIVTIIGNILVIITVIHFKQLHTPTNYLILSLAVADLLVGGVVMPPSMLRSIETCWYLGDLFCKIHSSLDVTLCTASILNLCIISLDRYYAICHPFQYHSKMTSLATLVMIIICWTVSAALGFGMVFMKLNILGIEDFYYENFDCDGICMLLHSREAATVMSLTCFYGPAFVMLCIYLKILHVAKRQVQAIQSINSELKKEGKATKTLAIVMGVFLTFWIPFFLCNLIDPFIGYSIPPLLFDLFLWVGYYNSTCNPIVYAFFYSWFRHAFRVILSVRIFQSNSSRTILL, from the coding sequence ATGGACGTGCAAATCAACATCAGCCAAAATGGAATCCTGGAAAAGCCTTTTCTTTGTTATGAGTTTAGTAACTCATCTTGTAAGAAGTTCGTCTATCCTTTGGAAACTCGAATATTACTCTACATCCTTTTTAGCGTCTCTTCGATTGTCACAATCATAGGAAACATCTTGGTGATCATAACGGTCATTCATTTCAAGCAGCTTCACACACCAACAAACTACCTCATCCTGTCGCTGGCCGTGGCCGATCTGCTTGTCGGAGGAGTTGTGATGCCTCCCAGCATGCTGCGCTCCATCGAGACATGCTGGTATCTGGGAGATTTGTTCTGTAAAATACACAGCAGTCTTGATGTGACTTTGTGCACCGCATCGATTTTAAACCTCTGTATCATTTCTTTAGACAGATATTATGCCATATGTCACCCCTTTCAATATCACAGTAAAATGACATCACTGGCCACACtagttatgattattatctgctGGACTGTTTCAGCTGCTCTGGGGTTTGGCATGGTCTTCATGAAGCTTAATATTCTAGGCATTGAAGATTTTTATTATGAGAACTTTGACTGTGATGGAATATGTATGTTGCTTCATAGCAGAGAGGCAGCTACTGTAATGTCATTGACCTGCTTTTACGGTCCCGCTTTTGTCATGCTCTGCATATATCTGAAAATCTTACATGTGGCTAAAAGGCAGGTGCAGGCCATTCAGAGCATTAATtctgaattaaaaaaagaaggaaaagccACAAAGACTTTAGCCATCGTCATGGGGGTGTTTCTGACTTTCTGGatacctttttttctttgtaatcTTATTGATCCCTTCATTGGTTATTCTATACCTCCACTGCTGTTTGATTTGTTCCTGTGGGTCGGCTACTATAATTCCACATGTAATCCTATAGTCTACGCTTTCTTTTACAGCTGGTTCAGACATGCATTCAGAGTCATTCTGTCTGTAAGAATATTTCAGAGCAATTCTTCAAGAACaattttattgtaa